One Litoreibacter ponti DNA segment encodes these proteins:
- a CDS encoding Hint domain-containing protein: protein MGQGCPKRTLCVSPQHRVLVADPALTKALGLPEALVAAKGLLKLRGVRQRLGCRDVEYTHLVFDQHEIIFAEGCPTESFFPGPVAVNSVDFGIQQELREIFPRLSAASDAKKFENARTCVGVSKGQRLLQRSKFSPKIPN, encoded by the coding sequence CTGGGACAAGGCTGCCCGAAACGCACTCTGTGCGTTTCACCGCAACACCGTGTGCTTGTCGCCGATCCGGCGTTGACCAAGGCGTTGGGTTTGCCTGAAGCGCTTGTCGCCGCCAAAGGCCTTTTGAAATTGCGCGGTGTACGGCAAAGATTGGGGTGCCGAGACGTCGAATATACACACCTGGTTTTCGACCAGCATGAGATCATTTTTGCGGAAGGGTGCCCTACAGAGAGTTTTTTCCCGGGACCCGTCGCGGTGAACAGCGTCGACTTTGGCATACAGCAGGAATTACGAGAGATTTTCCCAAGACTTTCTGCGGCTTCTGACGCGAAGAAATTCGAAAATGCCCGCACTTGTGTTGGAGTTTCAAAAGGTCAAAGGCTCCTTCAACGCTCGAAGTTTTCGCCGAAGATCCCAAACTGA
- a CDS encoding DUF1203 domain-containing protein, whose translation MRYQFEAMPSSVANWHRQNRQDEMGNRILIFQDGGSYPCRHCLKEAGKEDGALLFSYRLPLPDSVYAQPTAVFLCKSDCTRHVGGKSVPEIVRNRFVALRAFHANGLMDYAMNTLSNGEDVGVEIERILANNEIAYINIHTALAGCMLCAVRRN comes from the coding sequence ATGCGCTACCAGTTCGAAGCAATGCCATCGTCGGTGGCAAATTGGCACCGCCAGAACCGGCAAGATGAGATGGGAAACAGAATTCTGATTTTTCAGGATGGTGGTTCGTATCCCTGCCGCCACTGCCTGAAAGAAGCGGGTAAAGAGGATGGTGCCTTGCTCTTTTCTTACCGGCTCCCCCTGCCCGACAGCGTCTATGCCCAGCCAACGGCTGTGTTCCTGTGCAAGAGCGATTGCACGCGTCACGTCGGCGGGAAAAGCGTGCCCGAAATAGTAAGAAACAGGTTCGTAGCCCTGCGCGCCTTTCACGCGAACGGGCTTATGGACTACGCGATGAACACCTTGTCCAACGGGGAGGACGTCGGCGTCGAAATCGAGCGCATTCTGGCGAACAACGAGATTGCATACATCAATATCCATACAGCACTGGCCGGGTGCATGTTGTGCGCGGTACGCCGAAATTAA
- a CDS encoding TetR/AcrR family transcriptional regulator — translation MSEAEKQKSHERIIDAAARLFRKNGISATSVSDVMQAAGLTQGGFYRHFASKEDLVAAAFERSADELLYKAEGGTAGEKRADYIAKYLSTGHVADPGQGCPFAANGSEVTRLGDCVRSEASDAIKRISAMLNSTEDKTADDGVATLALLVGTITLARLAQSDAEATQIVEAGKVAINRLNEAPLG, via the coding sequence ATGTCGGAAGCCGAAAAACAAAAGAGCCATGAACGGATCATAGATGCGGCAGCGCGGCTGTTTCGGAAGAACGGCATCAGCGCCACCAGCGTATCGGACGTAATGCAAGCAGCGGGACTTACGCAGGGCGGATTCTATCGCCACTTCGCTTCGAAGGAAGACCTTGTCGCCGCAGCGTTTGAGCGGTCTGCCGATGAGCTTTTGTACAAGGCGGAAGGGGGGACCGCAGGTGAAAAGCGCGCAGACTACATCGCAAAATATCTCTCAACCGGTCATGTGGCAGACCCCGGGCAAGGCTGCCCGTTCGCCGCGAACGGATCAGAGGTGACACGGCTCGGAGATTGTGTTCGGTCGGAAGCATCAGATGCGATCAAGCGGATCTCTGCCATGCTCAACAGTACAGAGGACAAGACCGCAGATGATGGCGTTGCAACCCTGGCGCTTTTGGTGGGGACGATAACACTTGCCCGGCTGGCTCAGTCCGACGCAGAAGCGACGCAGATTGTCGAGGCCGGCAAAGTCGCAATCAATCGACTGAACGAAGCCCCCCTAGGGTAA
- a CDS encoding multidrug effflux MFS transporter translates to MSFDHPFGQFHQRKLVATTSTILLLAGMAAVGQFASNIYTPSLPSVAHDLGVSPGASQATLAVFLCAFAIMQLVIGPLSDRYGRKPILMIGLTVFLLGTFLCNTAVDYSNLLIGRIVQGSGAAAGIVVSRATTRDSFEGVELARVLAAVTIAFALVPGLTPLIGGVVEQMLGWRAAFSITGALGLALVVIVSRALPETLATRRHVAPRSEVAEYAAILRDPVFWPNALAVACAFASMSAFFSGAPAVLIGTLGISPIEFGLYSPIAVSGFVIGGIITRKVAATAEPRSMSLLGMSIMLAGAVLLFAPPAFGMLNKFLINGAMVVHVTGLGIMLPASIAAALQRFPQKAGVAAAMQGFLQMSGGALGAASAAGLASILADLSFPTVMLCATILSWLTAVRLIPNVRQMSAASRYDSAT, encoded by the coding sequence ATGTCCTTCGACCATCCTTTCGGACAATTCCACCAGCGCAAGCTTGTGGCCACGACATCGACCATCCTGCTTTTGGCTGGGATGGCCGCAGTCGGGCAGTTTGCATCCAACATCTACACGCCATCTTTGCCCAGCGTGGCCCATGACCTCGGGGTGTCGCCTGGCGCAAGTCAGGCGACGCTCGCGGTGTTCCTTTGCGCATTTGCCATTATGCAGCTAGTGATCGGTCCGCTGTCGGACCGATACGGGCGCAAGCCCATTTTGATGATTGGCCTGACCGTTTTTTTGCTCGGAACCTTCCTGTGCAATACTGCGGTCGATTACTCGAACCTGCTCATTGGCAGGATCGTGCAGGGATCTGGTGCCGCCGCGGGGATCGTGGTGTCCCGGGCCACAACGCGCGACAGTTTCGAAGGGGTCGAACTGGCCCGTGTCCTAGCGGCTGTCACGATTGCTTTCGCGCTGGTTCCCGGGCTCACGCCGCTGATAGGCGGTGTGGTCGAACAGATGCTCGGATGGCGGGCAGCGTTCTCGATCACCGGCGCGCTGGGTCTGGCTCTTGTGGTGATCGTCTCGCGGGCGCTGCCGGAAACCTTGGCGACCCGTCGGCATGTGGCACCGCGCTCGGAAGTTGCGGAATACGCCGCCATCCTGCGCGATCCTGTCTTCTGGCCAAACGCATTGGCCGTCGCCTGCGCTTTTGCTTCGATGTCAGCTTTCTTTTCGGGTGCCCCGGCGGTTTTGATCGGGACCTTGGGGATTTCTCCGATTGAGTTTGGCCTCTATTCGCCCATCGCTGTTTCAGGATTTGTCATCGGTGGGATCATAACAAGGAAAGTCGCCGCCACCGCTGAACCACGATCGATGTCTTTGCTCGGGATGAGCATCATGCTGGCAGGGGCTGTCCTGCTTTTCGCGCCGCCTGCGTTTGGGATGTTGAACAAGTTCCTGATCAACGGCGCGATGGTGGTACATGTCACGGGGCTGGGGATAATGTTGCCCGCATCCATCGCGGCCGCCCTCCAGCGGTTCCCGCAAAAGGCGGGCGTGGCGGCGGCGATGCAGGGGTTCCTGCAAATGTCGGGGGGTGCGCTCGGGGCGGCCAGCGCTGCTGGATTGGCAAGCATTCTGGCGGACCTGTCTTTCCCGACTGTCATGCTTTGCGCCACGATACTCAGCTGGCTGACCGCAGTACGGCTCATTCCCAATGTGCGCCAGATGTCGGCAGCTTCGCGATATGACTCAGCGACCTAA
- a CDS encoding TetR/AcrR family transcriptional regulator codes for MGRRSSIGEKDLIEALSRVFRDTGYEGATLSSLSQETGLQRASLYHRFPGGKEQMAQEVLAATESWLRENIFEPLKCDGSVDQRLQSLIRKLDELYSSGKQACILNMLSSARDHDSPFAEPIKRIFDALIDALAALAEEREFEEADARDRAERAVILLHGSLVLSRGTGTQRPFERFLETLPDELLGHR; via the coding sequence GTGGGACGACGATCAAGCATTGGGGAAAAGGACCTGATTGAAGCCCTGTCGCGCGTCTTTCGTGACACAGGCTACGAAGGGGCGACGCTGTCATCCCTGTCGCAGGAAACCGGCCTTCAGCGCGCCAGCCTTTACCATCGGTTTCCCGGCGGGAAAGAGCAGATGGCACAGGAAGTCCTTGCCGCCACCGAAAGCTGGCTGAGGGAAAACATCTTTGAGCCGCTGAAGTGCGACGGTTCGGTAGATCAACGTTTGCAATCACTGATCCGGAAGCTGGATGAGCTTTACTCAAGTGGCAAACAAGCCTGCATTCTGAACATGCTAAGTTCTGCCCGCGATCATGACAGTCCCTTTGCGGAACCGATCAAAAGGATCTTCGATGCCCTGATTGATGCGCTTGCCGCCCTCGCTGAGGAACGGGAGTTTGAGGAGGCCGACGCAAGGGACCGGGCCGAACGCGCGGTCATACTGCTGCATGGCAGTCTGGTTTTGTCGCGGGGGACCGGGACGCAGAGGCCCTTTGAACGGTTTCTCGAGACGCTGCCTGATGAACTGCTTGGGCACAGATGA
- a CDS encoding DsrE family protein, whose translation MSKTAIVIYSDPKANSEEALGRVFNAMFLAYELKEKKQDVALIFQGTGVRWVRELVTPDHPANALYTAVADTVVGACQGCADVFGATEDVQSTDVALVAEKAIPGTSGVIDLSRYLDEGYRLVTF comes from the coding sequence ATGTCAAAAACTGCAATCGTTATCTATTCAGACCCAAAGGCAAACTCCGAAGAGGCGCTTGGCCGTGTCTTCAACGCGATGTTTCTGGCCTATGAACTCAAGGAAAAGAAACAGGACGTCGCCCTTATCTTTCAGGGCACCGGCGTGCGCTGGGTGCGCGAGCTGGTCACGCCCGACCACCCTGCCAACGCTCTCTACACTGCGGTCGCGGACACGGTAGTGGGGGCCTGCCAAGGATGCGCCGATGTCTTTGGTGCGACGGAAGACGTTCAATCCACAGACGTTGCCCTCGTCGCTGAAAAAGCGATCCCGGGAACCTCAGGCGTCATCGACCTGTCTCGCTATCTTGATGAAGGATACCGGCTCGTCACTTTTTGA
- a CDS encoding pyridoxamine 5'-phosphate oxidase family protein, producing MFHSGELAIQQTVGVREVAAANSKLIWPSIPDRVTPFVAAQSYCVVGGTSASGDIWAEFVVGTAGFATVGRGGTSLTLPLGQGGLLDRQLDLSIGNHVGLLFIDLSTRKRLRVNGRIAATSSQELTLSVDQAYPNCPKYIQAWRLTTTDAPTDPHRVETGTTLPKYAWDWITKADMFFVASTAADGSADVSHRGGNPGFIRTQGQTLLIPDYHGNSMFSTLGNFLLHSGAGLVFVDFETNRMLQLTGDVELDLDARGDMPASVDTGRWWTFRPRKYVVSLMGSSFSAEFIDASPFNPAVFEAPVK from the coding sequence ATGTTTCATTCTGGCGAACTGGCAATTCAGCAAACGGTTGGCGTCCGCGAGGTTGCTGCCGCAAATTCAAAATTGATATGGCCGTCGATCCCGGATCGCGTCACCCCCTTCGTCGCAGCACAGTCGTACTGCGTCGTCGGTGGCACCTCCGCTAGTGGCGATATCTGGGCGGAGTTTGTTGTGGGGACCGCTGGCTTCGCGACTGTCGGCCGGGGCGGTACATCGCTCACGTTACCCCTCGGCCAGGGTGGGCTGCTGGATCGGCAACTCGACCTGAGTATCGGAAACCACGTTGGTCTGCTTTTCATTGACCTTTCGACCCGCAAGCGGTTGCGGGTCAATGGCCGCATTGCCGCGACGTCGAGCCAAGAACTGACCTTGTCTGTCGACCAAGCCTATCCCAACTGCCCCAAATACATTCAGGCATGGCGTTTGACGACAACGGACGCGCCAACAGACCCGCACCGCGTTGAGACCGGTACAACTCTGCCGAAGTATGCTTGGGATTGGATCACCAAGGCCGACATGTTTTTCGTGGCCAGCACCGCGGCAGATGGGTCGGCGGATGTCTCTCATCGCGGTGGCAATCCCGGTTTCATCCGGACGCAGGGTCAGACACTTCTCATCCCGGACTACCACGGGAACTCGATGTTCAGCACGCTGGGAAACTTCCTGCTCCATTCAGGCGCGGGCCTCGTCTTCGTCGACTTCGAAACGAACCGGATGCTTCAACTGACCGGTGATGTCGAACTCGACCTGGATGCCAGGGGCGACATGCCAGCCTCGGTGGATACGGGCCGGTGGTGGACGTTCCGCCCCAGAAAATATGTGGTTTCATTAATGGGGTCATCCTTTTCAGCCGAATTCATCGACGCATCTCCCTTCAATCCAGCCGTCTTTGAAGCCCCCGTGAAATGA
- a CDS encoding GFA family protein translates to MTKPEQPRITGTCLCGAVSFEVASAFDKLFFCSCDQCRQITGSAFASNLFVGAEGFVWLTGTAEIVRYQVPARDISKSFCRVCGSGVPWASSDGTKMIVPAGILKEPAQVAERIRIFASELPKWASDLEHVPMHAKFPRPTGS, encoded by the coding sequence ATGACCAAACCTGAACAGCCTAGAATAACCGGCACCTGCCTGTGCGGAGCCGTCTCCTTCGAAGTCGCCAGCGCGTTCGACAAGCTGTTTTTTTGCAGCTGTGATCAGTGTCGCCAAATTACGGGATCGGCGTTTGCATCCAACCTGTTCGTTGGTGCCGAAGGGTTTGTCTGGCTCACCGGCACGGCAGAGATCGTCAGATATCAGGTGCCTGCGCGCGACATTTCCAAGTCGTTTTGCCGGGTCTGCGGGTCAGGTGTACCCTGGGCCAGCAGTGACGGGACCAAAATGATCGTGCCAGCCGGCATCCTGAAAGAACCTGCCCAAGTTGCCGAACGGATCAGAATATTCGCCTCTGAACTGCCAAAGTGGGCGTCGGATTTGGAGCACGTCCCGATGCATGCCAAGTTCCCGAGGCCTACAGGATCATAG
- a CDS encoding LysR family transcriptional regulator, whose product MLDWDEYHLLLHVARFGRIPEAAQHLKVTSSTVFRRLAAIEGKLNMPVFQRDGGQYSPTEEGAAIVNAAEKMEQETAILARQLFGKSQTLSGSVKITTSEVLSSFFVARHVMSMGQDHPNLKVQVVSSDRMLDLSRHEADVALRPKRLCSNALYGRKIATIRWATYVADQSRRDEQLQLGTYIGHAGDPHLAEHFGSTAFDPNATEGPQFFASSLILRAAMCAQGGHAAALPMILGEVWPGLRRVGGPLDAPLGDLWIVCHNDMRRNRRVRAVFDAMIEGARADRALFEGPQWADKAT is encoded by the coding sequence ATGCTTGATTGGGACGAGTACCACCTCTTGCTGCACGTCGCTCGGTTTGGGCGAATTCCCGAAGCGGCACAACATTTGAAGGTGACGTCATCCACCGTCTTTCGCCGCCTGGCCGCCATTGAGGGCAAGCTCAACATGCCCGTATTTCAGCGGGATGGCGGGCAGTACAGCCCAACAGAGGAAGGTGCGGCAATCGTGAACGCTGCTGAGAAGATGGAGCAGGAGACTGCCATTCTTGCCCGCCAGCTTTTCGGCAAAAGTCAGACCCTGTCGGGGTCTGTCAAGATAACGACGAGCGAAGTCCTGTCGTCATTTTTCGTCGCACGTCACGTGATGTCGATGGGGCAGGATCATCCGAATTTGAAAGTGCAGGTGGTGAGCAGTGACAGGATGCTGGACCTGTCGCGCCACGAGGCAGACGTCGCGCTCCGGCCCAAGAGGCTGTGTTCGAATGCGCTTTATGGGCGCAAGATTGCGACGATCCGGTGGGCGACGTATGTCGCGGACCAAAGCCGTCGCGATGAACAACTTCAGCTTGGGACATATATCGGTCACGCAGGCGATCCCCACCTGGCGGAGCATTTCGGGTCAACCGCGTTTGACCCGAATGCCACCGAGGGTCCGCAATTTTTTGCAAGTTCCCTGATCCTGCGTGCAGCCATGTGCGCACAGGGGGGCCACGCCGCTGCGCTGCCGATGATCCTGGGAGAAGTCTGGCCGGGCCTGCGCCGTGTTGGCGGGCCGCTTGATGCCCCGCTCGGGGATCTATGGATCGTTTGCCACAATGACATGCGGCGCAATCGGCGTGTCAGGGCCGTGTTCGATGCGATGATTGAAGGTGCCCGCGCTGACAGGGCCCTTTTTGAGGGACCGCAATGGGCTGACAAGGCAACCTGA
- a CDS encoding NAD(P)/FAD-dependent oxidoreductase: MSKILIAGGGFAGLWAAMAAAATRYRQNADNIAITLVSKDPDLCIRPRLYEGARPEMLVPLQPLLETIGVRFEHIGIADVTPTAVRTEQAATMDFDRLILAMGSHVAIPPIPGAAEYGFNVDAYQQTARLDAHVSKLGKTAPGAPTLVVIGASFSGLEIATSLRDRLGSDAAIYLIDQQDVAGQSLGANLTQDIKSALEKANIQFLGGESVTNVSAEQVVLRSGRKIDAQTAIFATGLRPSPLAKDIGIHASDGRLRLDQNLQVIGETGLFAAGDIGVAAAHDAHNTLMSCQHAMPMGIAAGQNAVLDLLGKDLRPYAQPDYATCLSLGASNALFTQDWDRTIAMSGVEGAAMKAQINESWIYPPSPDLGRDAIFEAILPTQA; this comes from the coding sequence ATGTCGAAAATCCTCATCGCTGGGGGCGGATTTGCCGGTCTCTGGGCCGCAATGGCCGCCGCTGCCACACGGTACCGCCAAAACGCAGACAACATCGCGATTACGCTCGTTTCGAAGGACCCGGACCTGTGCATCCGTCCGCGGCTCTATGAAGGGGCCCGACCCGAAATGCTGGTTCCCTTGCAGCCTCTGCTAGAGACGATCGGCGTCAGGTTCGAACACATCGGGATTGCCGACGTCACCCCCACCGCGGTGCGCACTGAACAGGCTGCCACTATGGATTTTGATCGATTGATCCTCGCGATGGGCAGCCATGTCGCGATCCCCCCCATACCCGGCGCGGCGGAATACGGGTTTAACGTGGATGCGTACCAGCAGACAGCGCGCCTGGATGCGCATGTGTCCAAGCTCGGCAAGACAGCGCCTGGCGCACCCACGCTTGTCGTCATCGGGGCGAGCTTCAGCGGCCTAGAAATCGCGACATCCCTGCGCGACCGGTTGGGATCTGACGCTGCGATCTATCTGATTGATCAACAAGACGTCGCAGGCCAATCGCTTGGGGCCAACCTGACCCAAGACATCAAGTCTGCGCTCGAAAAGGCCAACATTCAGTTCTTGGGCGGCGAGTCCGTGACCAACGTCTCTGCAGAACAGGTCGTACTGCGGTCAGGTCGGAAAATCGATGCACAAACCGCTATTTTCGCGACCGGCCTGCGGCCTTCCCCCTTGGCCAAGGACATTGGCATTCACGCAAGCGACGGACGGCTTCGGCTTGACCAAAATCTGCAGGTGATCGGTGAAACAGGTCTGTTTGCCGCTGGTGACATCGGGGTCGCCGCTGCGCATGACGCGCACAATACGCTGATGTCGTGCCAACATGCGATGCCCATGGGCATAGCGGCTGGCCAGAACGCCGTGCTCGATCTGCTTGGAAAAGACCTGCGGCCCTATGCGCAGCCCGACTACGCTACCTGTCTGAGCCTGGGCGCGTCAAACGCCCTGTTCACCCAAGACTGGGACAGGACCATCGCCATGTCGGGCGTGGAAGGTGCCGCCATGAAGGCGCAGATCAATGAATCATGGATCTACCCGCCCAGTCCCGATCTCGGACGCGACGCAATCTTTGAAGCGATTTTACCGACGCAGGCATGA
- a CDS encoding SDR family oxidoreductase — MKHTQTILITGASRGIGRLTSLALAASGHKVYAGMRDISGRNEDAASNMRAKAQMEGLNLIPLELDVTDEQACQTAIDEIEANGPLDVLINNAGVMPVGLTEAFTMDQAKDVFDVNVYGIMRLTRAALPGMRARKSGLVINLSSSAGRFGMPYFGIYCASKWAVEAYGEALHNELETFGIDCVLIEPSGHGTDLVSTAPAPQDTKRLDAYGDLAAGRDRLLGMFGHMFETDLSGTDANNVAASISRLIEMSGARPIRVQVGHDMGVSAVNEAVAPIQAKLIEMLKPVYRGEAAGG, encoded by the coding sequence ATGAAACATACACAAACAATTCTCATCACCGGCGCAAGTCGCGGAATCGGGCGCCTGACGTCGCTAGCGCTGGCTGCAAGCGGCCATAAGGTCTATGCCGGAATGCGTGACATTTCGGGCCGCAACGAAGACGCGGCGTCCAACATGCGGGCCAAGGCACAGATGGAGGGTCTCAATCTGATCCCGCTTGAACTCGACGTAACTGACGAGCAAGCCTGCCAAACAGCCATCGACGAGATCGAGGCGAATGGACCTCTTGATGTGCTGATCAATAATGCTGGCGTGATGCCTGTTGGTCTGACCGAGGCATTCACCATGGACCAGGCAAAGGATGTCTTTGACGTGAACGTCTATGGCATCATGCGATTGACGCGGGCCGCACTGCCAGGCATGCGCGCCAGGAAATCCGGTTTGGTGATCAACCTCAGCTCATCTGCAGGTCGATTCGGGATGCCTTATTTCGGTATCTACTGCGCCAGCAAGTGGGCAGTCGAGGCTTATGGCGAAGCGCTCCACAACGAGCTTGAGACCTTTGGCATCGACTGTGTTCTGATTGAGCCAAGCGGACACGGTACCGATCTGGTGAGCACGGCACCCGCGCCTCAGGATACTAAGCGTCTGGACGCCTATGGCGATCTTGCAGCAGGTCGGGACCGCCTTCTAGGCATGTTCGGGCATATGTTTGAAACAGATCTGAGCGGGACGGATGCCAACAACGTGGCAGCATCGATCAGCCGGTTGATCGAGATGTCGGGCGCCCGGCCGATACGCGTCCAGGTTGGACATGACATGGGAGTGAGCGCGGTCAACGAAGCTGTCGCCCCGATTCAGGCCAAGTTGATCGAGATGCTGAAACCAGTCTATCGCGGTGAGGCCGCAGGTGGGTGA
- a CDS encoding putative quinol monooxygenase yields MKGGGLFLFATIRPKPQHLDEARAALDDLIPDTPEEPRCLMFASFESISEDGVLLLFENFRDQAELRAHYALEVSFH; encoded by the coding sequence GTGAAAGGGGGCGGCCTGTTTTTGTTCGCGACTATCAGACCAAAGCCGCAGCATCTCGACGAGGCACGCGCGGCACTCGACGACCTGATCCCCGATACTCCGGAGGAGCCACGCTGTCTTATGTTTGCTTCGTTCGAGAGTATCTCGGAAGACGGCGTCCTGCTTCTGTTTGAGAATTTCAGGGATCAAGCCGAATTGCGCGCGCATTATGCCCTCGAAGTATCTTTTCACTAA
- a CDS encoding AraC family transcriptional regulator has protein sequence MAYVTTLFARKMVAAAGTGIDQRATLERAGIDPDAPWDPKVMIPATTYYEMLEAMAEEIDVTELPVHVGASMRCDDYGALGLAWKAAPFLKASCLRIERYARVWTGVVTYELREEPRGILFILHREGARRLGLRLSNEATLASAVSLSRQVCPVPFSPIEVLIQHKGPRSKAYHEAWFGCPVHFEADLDAVLISHEAMERPNILGDEGISRYLMSDLDTELTRIKTPPTVVGEARNAIAQALSEGTPRVADIAKGLGMSARSFHRRLSEHGLSFQSLTEETRRELAEGLLRDEQYSLAEVAFLIGFSEQSSFTRAFKRWLGTTPASYRKAELINASSPAQIKH, from the coding sequence ATGGCCTATGTAACCACGCTCTTCGCGCGGAAGATGGTCGCTGCCGCCGGGACAGGCATCGACCAGAGAGCGACACTGGAACGCGCAGGTATTGACCCTGACGCGCCTTGGGACCCGAAAGTCATGATCCCCGCAACGACCTATTACGAGATGCTCGAAGCCATGGCGGAAGAGATCGACGTGACCGAGCTTCCGGTCCATGTCGGCGCATCCATGCGATGCGATGACTACGGAGCGCTTGGCCTTGCATGGAAAGCAGCGCCTTTCCTGAAGGCGTCCTGCTTACGGATTGAACGCTATGCCCGGGTCTGGACGGGTGTCGTGACCTACGAGCTTCGAGAGGAACCCCGCGGCATTCTCTTTATCCTGCACAGAGAGGGTGCACGGCGTTTGGGGCTGCGCCTTTCTAACGAGGCGACCCTCGCCAGCGCGGTCTCGTTGTCGCGGCAGGTCTGTCCGGTCCCTTTCAGCCCCATCGAAGTTCTCATTCAGCACAAGGGACCCAGGTCCAAGGCCTACCATGAGGCGTGGTTTGGATGCCCGGTCCATTTTGAGGCTGATCTTGATGCAGTCCTGATCTCCCATGAGGCCATGGAGCGGCCAAACATCCTCGGCGACGAAGGTATCTCAAGATACCTGATGTCAGACCTCGACACCGAGTTGACGAGGATCAAGACACCACCCACGGTTGTTGGCGAGGCAAGAAACGCGATTGCGCAGGCCCTGAGCGAGGGCACGCCGCGGGTGGCCGACATTGCCAAAGGCCTTGGCATGAGCGCCCGCTCCTTCCATCGCCGCCTCTCGGAACACGGTTTGAGTTTCCAGTCCCTCACCGAGGAAACCCGCCGTGAGCTGGCCGAAGGCTTGCTGCGCGATGAGCAGTATTCGCTGGCCGAGGTTGCGTTTCTCATCGGCTTTTCGGAGCAAAGTTCCTTCACACGTGCCTTCAAGCGATGGCTCGGCACGACGCCTGCCAGCTATCGCAAGGCAGAATTGATCAACGCCTCCAGCCCCGCGCAGATCAAACACTAA
- a CDS encoding NmrA family NAD(P)-binding protein: protein MQSQPILVAGATGKTGSRVVAKLEKMGVPVRRGSRNSAIPFDWEIPATWAPALSGVSKAYVTFFPDLAFPGAVEKLEAFTKVAAASGLEHVVLLSGRGEHHARLGEEVVQGSGIPFTLVRSAWFAQNFSEGYLRDPILAGILPMPGGDIAEPIIDIDDIADVVVAALTEDGHTGEFYEVTGPRMMSFAEMAKVLSATTGRPIQHLPITFEEFHTNVAASGGDFVADVFTAIARETLDGRNAHVTDGVERALGRAPRDFVDFAAAAAALGVWNAAA, encoded by the coding sequence ATGCAATCCCAACCCATCCTTGTCGCAGGCGCCACTGGAAAGACCGGATCACGCGTCGTCGCGAAACTTGAAAAAATGGGCGTCCCTGTTCGGCGCGGTTCCCGCAACTCGGCAATCCCGTTTGATTGGGAAATCCCGGCCACTTGGGCGCCCGCCTTGAGCGGTGTGTCGAAGGCCTATGTCACATTTTTCCCCGACTTGGCCTTCCCGGGCGCTGTCGAGAAACTCGAAGCCTTCACCAAAGTGGCAGCGGCCAGCGGTCTTGAACACGTTGTGCTTCTCTCTGGCCGCGGTGAGCACCATGCGCGTCTCGGCGAAGAGGTCGTGCAGGGCTCTGGCATACCCTTCACCCTGGTGCGTTCCGCGTGGTTCGCGCAGAACTTCAGCGAAGGCTATCTGCGTGATCCGATCCTCGCAGGGATTCTGCCCATGCCAGGTGGCGATATCGCCGAGCCGATCATCGACATCGATGACATTGCAGATGTCGTTGTCGCTGCACTCACAGAGGACGGGCACACCGGTGAATTTTACGAGGTGACTGGTCCGCGCATGATGAGTTTCGCAGAGATGGCAAAGGTGCTGTCGGCCACAACAGGTCGCCCGATCCAGCATCTGCCGATCACGTTTGAAGAGTTCCACACCAATGTTGCCGCTTCGGGGGGTGACTTCGTCGCCGACGTCTTCACGGCGATTGCGCGCGAGACGCTCGATGGGCGCAACGCGCATGTGACCGATGGCGTGGAGCGCGCGCTTGGTCGCGCGCCGCGCGACTTTGTCGATTTCGCAGCTGCGGCCGCCGCCCTTGGGGTCTGGAACGCCGCGGCCTGA